In Paraburkholderia flagellata, a genomic segment contains:
- a CDS encoding DUF4148 domain-containing protein: protein MKLIKSLIVAAVVAVPVVSFAQSAEPLTRAQVRAELVQLEKVGYNPAADYNDYPQHIEAAEAKVSAQNGAVASAFGGVANGSSAAGAPSVSREHGIPGFGSAYAHH from the coding sequence ATGAAACTCATCAAGTCGCTGATCGTTGCCGCTGTTGTCGCTGTTCCCGTCGTCTCTTTCGCGCAGTCCGCCGAGCCGCTCACGCGCGCTCAGGTCCGCGCCGAGCTGGTGCAGCTCGAAAAGGTCGGCTACAACCCGGCCGCTGACTACAACGACTATCCGCAGCACATCGAGGCGGCCGAAGCGAAGGTCAGTGCGCAGAACGGCGCGGTGGCATCGGCGTTCGGCGGCGTGGCGAATGGTTCGTCGGCAGCGGGGGCGCCTTCGGTTTCGCGGGAGCACGGCATTCCCGGCTTTGGTTCGGCCTATGCGCATCATTGA
- a CDS encoding PPC domain-containing DNA-binding protein: MQIHPVRLSPGDDLRVAVEGLLSEHASHAAFVIQGIGSLSVAQLRFAGAEAPTELRGDLEILTLAGSVSPDGAHLHMSVSDAQGRVSGGHVARGCIVRTTAELLLVLLPGHRFSRELDSSTGYSELQIRNAPE; encoded by the coding sequence ATGCAAATCCATCCCGTACGGCTGTCTCCCGGCGACGACCTGCGCGTCGCGGTCGAAGGCTTGCTCAGCGAGCACGCCTCGCATGCGGCGTTCGTCATCCAGGGCATCGGCAGCTTGAGCGTCGCGCAGTTGCGATTCGCGGGAGCCGAAGCGCCGACCGAATTGCGCGGCGACCTCGAAATCCTCACGCTCGCGGGCTCCGTGTCTCCCGATGGCGCCCACCTGCATATGTCCGTATCCGACGCGCAAGGCCGTGTGTCCGGCGGCCATGTCGCGCGCGGCTGCATAGTTCGCACCACGGCCGAACTGCTGCTGGTGCTGCTGCCGGGCCATCGCTTCTCGCGCGAACTCGATTCCTCGACCGGATACTCGGAACTGCAGATCCGCAACGCGCCAGAGTAA
- a CDS encoding phosphocholine-specific phospholipase C, with protein sequence MTSRSRRDFLRTAAMSAGSATALTMLPQGIRNALAIPANNRTGSIRDVEHIVILMQENRSFDHYFGTLRGVRGYGDTRAITLPNGKPVWNQQLAAGVGEVLPFHPTAANLGLQFLQDLPHDWPTTHAAWNGGRYDQWVPAKGTTTMAYLTRDDIPFHYQLADAFTICDAYHCSTLTSTDPNRYYMWTGWVGNDGSGGGPVVDNAEAGYGWSTYPEVLQNAGITWKIYQDIGEGLDAKGSWGWTGDNPYIGNYGDNSLLYFHQYQNAQPGNPLYDRARTGTNVLGGGGYFDVLKQDVANNALPQVSWIVAPEAYSEHPNWPANYGAWYVDQVLQILTSNPDLWSKTVLLVNYDENDGFFDHLAPPFPPASSANGLSTVDTTNEIFPGSSTYAAGPYGLGPRVPMLVVSPWSRGGWVCSETFDHTSVIRFIEKRFGLQHDLREPNITPWRRTVCGDLTSAFNFATPNAAIPTLPPTTGYAPPDKIRHPSYVPVPPVVGSVPKQEAGVRNARALPYELFVRFDANAGSGDVGARFVNSGRAGAVFLVYTAGSTDAPRTYTVEAGKHLQDKLAIGATGAYDFSVHGPNGFLRRFAGTQVKSGWFGGNETARPEVTEGYDVANGNLQLRLENRGGARCQFTIVNAYDPSAKIQRTVRGGDTEQLYLDLRNAYGWYDLTITVDSDSTFVRRIAGHVETGRPSYSDPALGA encoded by the coding sequence ATGACATCGAGAAGCCGCCGTGACTTTCTCCGCACCGCCGCGATGAGCGCCGGTTCGGCCACCGCTCTGACGATGCTGCCGCAGGGCATCCGCAACGCGCTCGCGATTCCCGCGAACAATCGCACGGGGAGCATCCGCGATGTCGAGCACATCGTGATCCTCATGCAGGAGAACCGTTCGTTCGACCATTACTTCGGCACGCTGCGCGGCGTGCGCGGCTACGGCGACACGCGCGCGATCACGCTGCCCAACGGCAAGCCCGTATGGAACCAGCAGCTCGCAGCCGGTGTGGGCGAAGTGCTGCCGTTCCACCCCACGGCGGCCAACCTGGGCCTGCAGTTCCTTCAGGATCTGCCGCACGACTGGCCCACCACGCACGCGGCATGGAACGGCGGCCGCTACGACCAGTGGGTGCCCGCCAAGGGCACGACGACGATGGCGTACCTCACGCGCGACGACATCCCGTTCCACTATCAACTCGCCGACGCCTTCACGATCTGCGACGCGTACCACTGCTCAACGCTGACCTCGACCGACCCGAACCGCTACTACATGTGGACGGGCTGGGTGGGCAACGACGGCAGCGGCGGCGGCCCAGTGGTCGACAACGCGGAAGCCGGCTACGGCTGGTCCACATATCCCGAGGTGCTGCAAAACGCGGGCATTACGTGGAAGATCTACCAGGACATTGGCGAAGGCCTCGACGCCAAAGGCTCATGGGGCTGGACGGGCGACAACCCGTACATCGGCAACTACGGCGACAACTCGCTGCTGTACTTCCATCAGTACCAGAACGCGCAGCCCGGCAATCCGCTCTACGACCGCGCTCGCACGGGCACGAACGTGCTCGGCGGCGGCGGCTATTTCGATGTGCTGAAGCAGGACGTGGCGAACAACGCACTGCCGCAGGTCTCGTGGATCGTGGCGCCGGAAGCGTATTCCGAACATCCGAACTGGCCCGCGAACTATGGCGCATGGTACGTCGACCAGGTGCTGCAAATTCTCACGTCGAACCCGGACCTGTGGAGCAAGACCGTGCTGCTCGTGAATTACGACGAGAACGACGGCTTCTTCGATCACCTCGCGCCCCCGTTCCCGCCGGCCTCGAGCGCGAACGGCCTCTCGACCGTCGACACCACCAACGAGATTTTCCCGGGCAGCAGCACGTACGCTGCGGGCCCGTATGGCCTTGGGCCGCGCGTGCCGATGCTCGTGGTCTCGCCGTGGTCGCGCGGCGGATGGGTGTGCTCGGAAACGTTCGACCATACGTCCGTGATCCGCTTCATCGAGAAGCGCTTCGGTCTGCAGCACGATTTGCGCGAGCCGAACATCACGCCGTGGCGCCGTACCGTGTGCGGCGACCTCACGTCGGCATTCAACTTCGCCACGCCTAACGCGGCGATTCCCACGCTGCCTCCCACGACGGGCTATGCGCCGCCCGACAAGATCCGTCATCCCAGCTACGTGCCGGTCCCGCCCGTCGTGGGCAGCGTGCCGAAGCAGGAGGCGGGCGTGCGCAATGCGCGCGCGCTGCCGTATGAGTTGTTCGTGCGCTTCGATGCGAATGCAGGCTCGGGCGACGTCGGCGCGCGCTTCGTCAATTCGGGCCGCGCCGGCGCGGTGTTCCTCGTCTACACGGCGGGCAGCACGGATGCGCCGCGCACCTATACGGTCGAAGCCGGCAAGCATCTGCAGGACAAGCTCGCGATTGGCGCCACTGGTGCGTACGACTTCAGCGTGCATGGACCGAACGGTTTTCTGCGCCGTTTCGCGGGCACTCAGGTCAAATCGGGCTGGTTCGGCGGCAACGAAACGGCGCGCCCTGAAGTGACCGAGGGCTACGACGTGGCGAATGGCAACCTGCAACTGCGTCTCGAGAACAGGGGCGGCGCGCGTTGCCAGTTCACGATCGTCAACGCGTATGACCCGAGCGCGAAGATCCAGCGCACCGTGCGCGGCGGCGACACCGAGCAGCTCTATCTCGACCTGCGCAACGCGTACGGCTGGTACGACCTGACGATCACGGTCGATAGCGATTCGACCTTCGTGCGCCGCATTGCGGGCCACGTCGAAACGGGGCGCCCGAGCTATAGCGATCCCGCGCTCGGCGCTTGA
- a CDS encoding Spy/CpxP family protein refolding chaperone, with protein sequence MRCYDQNVCSGSPANTGERFSRGLTMKPVLLALALLGASTCWAQASAPAASSHQHHAETVDDRVKELHAELKITPAEEDKWAKVADVMRNNAKTVDDLIQQRHDNAQQQTAVENLQSWNEIAQANADGSKAMLDAFSALYADMPDSQKKLADAAFRPAEAHTK encoded by the coding sequence TTGCGCTGCTATGATCAAAACGTTTGTTCCGGGTCGCCGGCAAATACCGGCGAACGCTTTTCGCGAGGACTGACAATGAAACCTGTCCTGCTTGCACTAGCCCTGCTCGGCGCTTCTACATGCTGGGCGCAGGCCAGCGCTCCGGCTGCGTCGTCGCATCAGCATCATGCTGAAACCGTCGACGACCGCGTGAAAGAATTGCATGCCGAACTGAAGATTACTCCCGCCGAAGAGGACAAGTGGGCGAAAGTGGCCGACGTCATGCGTAATAACGCCAAAACGGTCGACGACCTGATCCAGCAGCGGCACGACAACGCGCAGCAGCAAACCGCGGTGGAGAACCTTCAATCGTGGAACGAGATCGCCCAGGCGAATGCCGATGGCAGCAAAGCGATGCTCGATGCCTTCTCGGCGCTTTACGCGGATATGCCCGATTCGCAGAAGAAACTTGCGGACGCCGCTTTCCGGCCCGCTGAAGCGCACACGAAATAA
- a CDS encoding phospholipase A: protein MATCRESAFRSEQGVRPPWGRLACLALAAATLAGYVPASDAAVSIMRPPREARSDEPLVVTIVYTGDAPSGTSVDVPRTLSITLTNGEQLPRAVLLTRDSGAPEHVRLAAGEMKAVSYSAPWPEWARGAVRVDVPGVDVSPSVVLLTRKPREATANAATPAPAPAAAAVAPASTPLAIVPAEGPMAGNESLAAQMPPSTVKPSNSLMPDLTTVILGRFSFYQPNYFADGFASNDSDLAKFQVSFKFRLVMPDDPRSRGFVDNLYFAYTQTSLWDINEYSAPFRDTSYMPALFYYLEDTGWRSKWFTRMGIEAGYEHDSNGEDGPESRGLDYFYVKPIWDFGDINANHLTIAPKIYGYTHIAGENSNIADYRGYVDLLIKYGSPDGWQLATTLRKGTKSWYGSVDAQFTYPLAKLFGNAWGGYFWVGYFNGYGEDLLDYNQHRWAARMGFALSR from the coding sequence ATGGCAACTTGCAGGGAATCCGCTTTCCGCTCCGAACAGGGCGTGCGGCCGCCATGGGGGCGGCTGGCGTGCCTGGCGCTGGCCGCGGCCACGCTCGCGGGCTACGTGCCGGCGAGCGACGCTGCTGTGTCCATCATGCGGCCTCCGCGCGAAGCCAGGTCCGACGAGCCGCTCGTGGTGACGATTGTCTATACCGGCGACGCGCCCTCGGGTACCTCGGTCGATGTGCCACGCACGTTGAGCATTACGCTCACCAACGGCGAGCAGTTGCCAAGAGCCGTGCTGCTCACACGCGATTCCGGCGCGCCCGAGCACGTGCGGCTCGCGGCCGGCGAAATGAAGGCGGTGAGCTATAGCGCGCCGTGGCCCGAGTGGGCGCGCGGCGCCGTGAGAGTGGACGTGCCAGGCGTGGACGTTTCGCCTTCGGTGGTGCTGCTCACGCGCAAGCCACGCGAGGCGACGGCGAATGCGGCCACGCCGGCACCGGCGCCAGCGGCGGCAGCGGTTGCGCCCGCATCCACCCCGCTCGCAATCGTGCCAGCCGAAGGGCCGATGGCGGGCAACGAATCGCTCGCCGCGCAAATGCCGCCCTCGACGGTGAAGCCTTCGAATTCGCTCATGCCTGATTTGACCACCGTTATCCTGGGCCGCTTTTCGTTCTACCAACCGAATTATTTCGCGGACGGCTTTGCCTCGAACGACTCCGATCTCGCGAAATTCCAGGTCAGTTTCAAATTCCGCTTAGTGATGCCGGACGATCCACGCTCGCGAGGTTTCGTCGACAACCTTTATTTCGCGTACACGCAAACCTCTCTGTGGGACATCAACGAGTATTCCGCGCCGTTCCGCGATACGAGCTACATGCCGGCACTCTTCTACTACCTCGAGGACACCGGCTGGCGGTCGAAGTGGTTCACGCGCATGGGGATCGAGGCGGGCTACGAGCACGATTCGAACGGAGAAGACGGACCGGAGTCGCGCGGCCTCGATTATTTTTACGTGAAGCCGATCTGGGACTTCGGCGACATCAATGCGAACCACCTGACCATCGCACCGAAGATCTATGGGTACACGCACATTGCAGGGGAGAACTCGAATATTGCCGACTATCGCGGCTACGTCGATTTGCTGATCAAATACGGCAGCCCGGATGGCTGGCAACTCGCAACTACGCTGAGAAAGGGCACGAAATCGTGGTATGGCAGCGTCGATGCGCAATTCACATACCCGCTTGCCAAACTGTTCGGCAACGCCTGGGGCGGCTACTTCTGGGTCGGCTATTTCAACGGCTATGGCGAGGATCTTCTCGATTACAACCAGCACCGCTGGGCTGCACGCATGGGTTTCGCCTTGTCGCGTTGA
- a CDS encoding VOC family protein, whose translation MSDTNTLRPFAFVLAVQDLDRNTAYFRDVLGFRVDWADATDWRIVARGDVRIMLGHCPDALPPVATGDHSYFGYLEVDDVNALHDEFARKGAIVLQPPVDRPYGMRECTVATPDGHRFVVGQSIA comes from the coding sequence ATGTCCGACACGAACACGCTACGGCCCTTCGCATTTGTCCTTGCAGTTCAGGACCTCGATCGCAATACCGCGTACTTTCGCGACGTGCTCGGCTTTCGCGTGGATTGGGCCGATGCGACCGACTGGCGCATCGTCGCGAGGGGCGACGTACGGATCATGCTCGGCCATTGCCCCGATGCGTTGCCCCCAGTGGCCACGGGCGATCACAGCTATTTCGGCTATCTGGAAGTCGACGACGTGAACGCGCTGCACGACGAATTCGCGCGGAAAGGGGCCATCGTCCTGCAGCCTCCGGTCGATCGTCCGTACGGCATGCGCGAATGCACTGTGGCGACGCCGGATGGCCACCGGTTCGTGGTGGGTCAGTCCATTGCCTGA
- a CDS encoding DUF2934 domain-containing protein, which translates to MNDEREERIRRRAYQLWEDDGAPEGRADEYWSRAEKQIAAEYDVEGDTPNIASDQAGKRRLAGDPLQESDVMPPNELARDKRRGGM; encoded by the coding sequence ATGAACGACGAACGGGAAGAGCGCATCCGGCGACGCGCCTATCAACTCTGGGAAGACGACGGCGCGCCCGAAGGCCGGGCGGACGAATACTGGAGCCGCGCCGAAAAGCAGATTGCCGCCGAATACGATGTAGAGGGAGATACGCCGAATATCGCCAGCGATCAGGCCGGCAAGCGCCGGCTTGCCGGCGACCCCCTGCAGGAAAGCGACGTCATGCCGCCGAACGAACTGGCGCGGGACAAGCGGCGCGGTGGAATGTGA
- a CDS encoding COG4705 family protein, with product MSTTTRSFIEDAVSKVPAVTLGFWIIKVACTTLGETGGDWVTMSLNLGYLVGTLIFFACFVVLVSAQIRAQRFYPWLYWATIVATTTLGTTLADFFDRSLGVGYPGGVSIILLLLVASLAIWYRVEGTVSIESVATPRVEWFYWTTILFSQTLGTALGDWVAGEDRGGLGVGYEVGAAIFGASLVIVGLLWLWPRVSRTALFWFAFVLTRPLGATLGDLLDKPVADGGLHFSRLYASVLLMIFIVGCIVVLPQRAARRAYDA from the coding sequence ATGTCTACCACCACTCGAAGTTTCATCGAAGATGCGGTGAGCAAGGTCCCAGCCGTGACGTTAGGCTTCTGGATCATCAAGGTTGCTTGCACCACGCTCGGCGAAACCGGCGGCGACTGGGTGACGATGTCACTGAATCTGGGCTATCTGGTTGGCACGCTCATTTTCTTCGCGTGCTTCGTCGTGCTGGTGTCGGCGCAGATCCGTGCACAGCGCTTCTACCCGTGGCTCTATTGGGCGACCATTGTCGCCACGACCACGCTCGGCACGACGCTTGCCGACTTTTTCGACCGTTCGCTCGGCGTGGGCTATCCCGGCGGCGTGTCGATCATTCTGCTGCTGCTCGTGGCCAGCCTCGCGATCTGGTATCGCGTAGAAGGCACGGTTTCGATCGAGAGCGTCGCGACGCCGCGCGTCGAGTGGTTTTACTGGACTACCATCCTGTTTTCGCAAACGCTCGGCACGGCGCTGGGCGACTGGGTGGCGGGCGAGGACCGTGGCGGCCTTGGCGTGGGCTACGAAGTCGGCGCCGCGATCTTTGGCGCGAGCCTCGTTATCGTGGGCCTGCTGTGGTTGTGGCCGCGCGTGTCGCGCACGGCGCTGTTCTGGTTCGCGTTCGTGCTCACGCGTCCGCTCGGCGCGACGCTCGGCGATCTGCTCGACAAGCCAGTGGCCGATGGCGGCCTGCACTTCAGCCGGTTGTATGCATCCGTGCTGCTGATGATTTTTATCGTCGGCTGCATCGTGGTGCTGCCGCAGCGTGCCGCGCGCCGGGCGTATGACGCGTAG
- a CDS encoding tannase/feruloyl esterase family alpha/beta hydrolase: protein MRRRGKRARESLQAIAVATLTLIASGHAFAQHTPALPLHCVDLAGALLPPASIGLPTNGALVQSAAMIPATATGNLNGDFCRLTGVIRAQSAGTPDIRFEVNLPSRWNGRALQFGGGGYSGVVVTGTGPMPFSPDRAPLARGYATFGDDSGHNGTSSEANFGLLEEAVTNFGYAHLKKAHDVALALITLGYGRPPEHMYFAGGSTGGREGYTVIQRYPDDYDGVIANSPALNFSGVRLIGVVVGQHEYRTPGGYLSPQLLEHVYARVMQVCDALDGAADGIISDVEGCRAQEPEIIDSLRCSSQDQPDRQHAAADECLTPPQIATLESLRDGLRLPYALAWNADSYRGYNVFQGTRFTSMLGLAHSPQRSTQPGFVTNGYLYAQGDAYLKYFITHDPTFDSTNFDVMHPGRYRERLFTLSTTIGAMNPDISRYIARGGKLITLQGLADEVISPNQTIAYYQGLIGRYGEERVDGFMRLYMVPGYQHGNGVFIPSVDLLGALDDWVTHASAPQTLFVTDIAQATNGRTRPLCRYPAFPRYLGKGNLNLAANFTCVMP from the coding sequence ATGAGACGACGGGGCAAGCGCGCACGCGAATCCCTTCAGGCGATCGCCGTCGCCACACTCACGCTCATCGCTAGCGGTCACGCTTTCGCCCAGCACACGCCTGCGCTGCCGCTGCACTGCGTCGATCTCGCCGGCGCGCTGCTGCCACCCGCGAGCATCGGCTTGCCCACCAACGGTGCGCTCGTGCAGAGCGCCGCGATGATCCCCGCAACTGCCACAGGCAATCTCAACGGCGATTTCTGCCGCTTGACCGGCGTGATACGCGCCCAGAGCGCCGGCACGCCGGATATCCGCTTCGAAGTGAACCTGCCGAGCCGCTGGAACGGCCGCGCGCTGCAATTCGGCGGTGGCGGCTACAGCGGCGTCGTGGTGACGGGAACCGGCCCGATGCCCTTCTCGCCCGACCGCGCGCCGCTCGCGCGCGGCTACGCGACCTTCGGCGACGACTCCGGCCACAACGGCACGTCCTCTGAGGCGAACTTCGGACTGCTTGAAGAAGCCGTGACGAACTTTGGCTACGCGCATTTGAAGAAGGCGCATGACGTTGCGCTCGCACTGATCACGCTCGGCTACGGGCGGCCGCCGGAACACATGTATTTCGCAGGCGGCTCGACGGGCGGCCGCGAAGGCTACACCGTGATCCAGCGCTACCCCGACGACTACGACGGCGTGATAGCGAATTCGCCCGCGCTGAACTTCTCGGGCGTGCGCTTGATCGGCGTCGTGGTGGGCCAGCACGAATACCGCACGCCGGGCGGCTATCTTTCGCCACAACTGCTGGAGCACGTGTACGCGCGCGTGATGCAGGTATGCGATGCGCTCGACGGCGCAGCCGACGGCATCATCAGCGACGTCGAGGGCTGCCGCGCGCAAGAGCCGGAGATCATCGACTCGCTGCGCTGCTCCTCCCAGGATCAGCCAGATCGCCAGCATGCCGCCGCAGACGAGTGCCTCACGCCGCCGCAGATCGCGACGCTGGAGAGCCTGCGCGACGGCCTGCGCCTGCCCTATGCGCTAGCCTGGAATGCGGACAGCTATCGCGGCTACAACGTCTTCCAGGGCACGCGCTTCACGAGCATGCTGGGCCTCGCGCATTCGCCGCAGCGGTCGACTCAACCGGGGTTCGTGACCAACGGCTACCTGTATGCGCAGGGCGATGCCTACCTCAAGTATTTCATCACTCACGATCCGACGTTCGATTCGACGAACTTCGACGTGATGCATCCCGGCCGCTACCGGGAGCGGCTTTTCACACTGTCGACCACGATCGGCGCGATGAATCCCGACATCTCGCGCTACATTGCGCGAGGCGGCAAGCTCATCACCTTGCAGGGTCTCGCCGACGAGGTCATCAGCCCGAACCAGACGATCGCGTACTACCAGGGGCTGATCGGGCGCTACGGCGAAGAGCGCGTGGACGGTTTCATGCGGCTATACATGGTGCCGGGTTACCAGCACGGCAATGGCGTGTTCATTCCATCCGTCGATCTGCTCGGCGCGCTCGACGACTGGGTCACGCACGCCAGCGCGCCGCAAACGCTGTTCGTGACCGACATTGCGCAGGCCACGAACGGCCGCACGCGGCCGCTGTGCCGCTACCCTGCGTTCCCGCGCTATTTGGGCAAGGGTAATCTGAATCTCGCGGCTAATTTCACGTGCGTGATGCCATAG
- a CDS encoding VOC family protein, with amino-acid sequence MAELVTCLWFDEGRAREAAEFYAATFPDSHVGAAHVSPIPGIGTGAELVVEFTVLGRRFVGLNGGPNFTANQAVSFMVETHSQEETDRYWNAIVGNGGEESDCGWCKDRWGFSWQITPKRLLECVFGADREAGKRAMDAMMQMRKIDIAAIERAAAAQ; translated from the coding sequence ATGGCGGAGCTTGTGACTTGCCTGTGGTTCGATGAAGGGAGAGCGCGCGAAGCGGCGGAGTTCTACGCCGCGACGTTTCCGGACAGCCATGTCGGGGCCGCCCATGTTTCCCCCATACCGGGCATCGGCACAGGGGCGGAACTGGTGGTCGAATTCACGGTACTCGGCCGGCGCTTCGTGGGCCTGAACGGCGGCCCCAACTTCACGGCAAATCAAGCCGTGAGCTTCATGGTCGAGACCCATAGCCAGGAAGAGACCGACCGCTACTGGAACGCGATCGTCGGCAACGGCGGCGAGGAATCGGACTGCGGCTGGTGCAAGGACCGCTGGGGGTTTTCGTGGCAGATCACGCCAAAGCGCCTGCTCGAATGCGTCTTCGGCGCCGATCGCGAAGCCGGCAAGCGCGCGATGGACGCGATGATGCAAATGCGCAAGATCGACATCGCCGCGATCGAGCGCGCCGCCGCGGCGCAGTAA
- a CDS encoding AraC family transcriptional regulator, whose product MNAQVPLPAPDETPFGLHSVCRTLSAANATLERFAWLGDQLAAAVWTRETREAETIYDRPGHHTLSCYLDGGYRTERQKLPGVYGAPSRLCALPGDHESRWWVRGHMHFMHLYFLPEHFTQRAVRELDREPRELTLADRTYFEDDRIAVLCQALANEDWADPEGLLRSNETAHEVLSLLLRSQGVRRSGAVLKGGLAVSTRRRLRDYIDAHLGDGLTLGALADVACLSEYHLARMFRASFGQAPHAWIAAQRLERARVLLRTTALPLAQIAAECGYANASHFSHRFRDAFGAAPNAYRQAFLR is encoded by the coding sequence ATGAACGCCCAGGTGCCGCTTCCCGCGCCCGACGAGACGCCCTTTGGGCTGCACTCGGTGTGCCGCACGCTGAGCGCGGCCAATGCGACGCTGGAGCGCTTTGCCTGGCTCGGCGACCAGTTAGCGGCCGCCGTCTGGACGCGCGAAACGCGCGAGGCCGAGACGATCTACGACCGGCCGGGCCATCACACGCTGTCGTGCTATCTCGACGGCGGCTACCGCACGGAGCGGCAGAAACTGCCCGGCGTTTATGGCGCGCCAAGCCGGCTCTGCGCGCTTCCCGGCGACCATGAATCGCGCTGGTGGGTGCGCGGCCACATGCATTTCATGCATCTGTATTTCTTGCCCGAGCACTTCACGCAGCGCGCGGTGCGCGAACTCGACCGGGAACCGCGCGAACTCACGCTCGCCGACCGCACGTATTTCGAAGACGACCGGATTGCCGTGCTCTGCCAGGCGCTGGCCAACGAGGACTGGGCCGATCCAGAGGGCCTCCTGCGCAGCAACGAAACGGCGCACGAAGTGCTGAGCCTGCTGCTGCGCAGCCAGGGTGTACGGCGCTCCGGCGCGGTCCTCAAGGGCGGCCTTGCCGTGTCGACGCGCCGACGCCTGCGCGACTATATCGACGCCCACCTTGGCGATGGACTGACGCTCGGCGCACTGGCCGACGTGGCGTGCCTTTCCGAATACCATCTCGCGCGCATGTTCCGCGCCTCGTTCGGGCAGGCGCCGCATGCATGGATTGCGGCGCAGCGGCTGGAGCGCGCCCGCGTCCTGTTGCGCACGACCGCCCTGCCGCTCGCGCAGATTGCAGCAGAGTGCGGGTACGCGAACGCGAGCCACTTCAGCCATCGCTTTCGCGACGCGTTCGGCGCCGCACCGAATGCATATCGTCAAGCATTCCTGAGGTAG
- a CDS encoding DMT family transporter, with protein sequence MNLLLYVLTVLIWGTTWIAIKWQLGVVPAPVSIAWRFGLAALLVFALLAVMRRPVWPPRAAWRYLVAQGLALFCLNFLCFYYAESIVPSGLVAVVFSTAPLLNSINGRIFMGRPLQPTAVGGAALGLIGIICLFLQQMAGHIGDETAWLGLAVAFLGTLCFSTGNLLSSRMQSMGLNPLVTNGWAMLIGTAVLVAGSAVAGLPFRLEMDARYLGALAWLVVAGSVIGFTAYLTLVGRIGPERAAYCTVLFPIVALAVSTVYEGYRWSLLAVIGLLLVVSGNLVAFDLTRRLFARRAPAS encoded by the coding sequence ATGAACCTTTTACTTTACGTACTGACCGTCCTGATCTGGGGCACCACCTGGATCGCCATCAAGTGGCAGCTTGGCGTCGTGCCAGCGCCCGTTTCGATCGCCTGGCGTTTCGGGCTCGCGGCGCTCCTGGTGTTCGCGCTGCTGGCGGTCATGCGCCGCCCCGTATGGCCGCCGCGCGCGGCATGGCGCTATCTCGTCGCCCAGGGGCTGGCGCTGTTCTGCCTCAATTTCTTGTGCTTTTACTATGCCGAGAGCATCGTGCCGAGCGGACTCGTCGCCGTGGTGTTCTCGACCGCGCCGCTCCTGAATTCGATCAACGGGCGCATCTTCATGGGCCGGCCGCTGCAACCCACGGCCGTGGGCGGGGCCGCACTGGGTCTGATCGGGATCATTTGCCTCTTCCTGCAGCAGATGGCCGGCCATATCGGCGATGAGACGGCGTGGCTCGGCCTCGCGGTGGCGTTCCTCGGCACGCTGTGTTTCTCCACGGGCAATTTGCTGTCCAGCCGCATGCAGTCGATGGGCCTCAATCCGCTCGTCACGAATGGCTGGGCCATGCTGATCGGCACCGCAGTGCTCGTCGCCGGCAGCGCTGTGGCCGGATTGCCGTTCAGGCTCGAAATGGACGCGCGCTACCTCGGCGCGCTGGCCTGGCTCGTCGTGGCTGGTTCGGTGATCGGTTTCACGGCCTACCTGACGCTGGTTGGCCGGATCGGGCCCGAGCGCGCTGCGTATTGCACAGTCTTGTTCCCGATCGTTGCGCTGGCGGTTTCGACTGTCTACGAGGGGTACCGCTGGTCCTTGCTTGCCGTTATCGGCCTTTTGCTGGTCGTCTCGGGCAACCTCGTCGCGTTCGACTTGACGCGGCGCCTGTTCGCGCGGCGCGCGCCGGCGTCGTGA